The DNA window CCAGCAATCGCACCGAGGCTGGGAATTAACCCCTGTTGAAAATTGGCAGCGATAAACAGAACAGTTTCAAAGCCTTCGCGTACAACTGCAATTAAAATTAAGCTAAAAATTCCCCAACCAGCATTAGAGTTACTTTTTAAAGCATCTGTAACCGCTCCCTCAACTTGGGCTTTCATAAATCTGGCTTGTTTAGTCATCCAGATGAGCATCCAACTGAGCATGGCGATCGCCAAAACGCTGAAAGTAGCTTCCATTAATGGTTCAACTACAGAGGTGTACTGAGGATTAAAATTCCCTAGTACTTGAATCAACAAACTGAACAGCACACCTATAAGTGCGCTGATGACAATGCCAACTCCGACACCAGCATATACCCAAGGGTTGAGCCGAGTAGCTTTTGCTTTTTTGAGCAAAGCCATAACAATACCAACAACTAAGGCAGCCTCCACTCCTTCTCGGAGTGTAATCACAAAAGTAGGTAAAGCAGTACTAAAATCCATCAGTAGTCCTTTGTCTTTTGTCTTTTGTCATTAGTCACAAGCCATAACTAATGAACGCCAGTCACCCCAAGTCGGGAAACCCGCCCCAGGTGCTGGCTTCTAATAACTAATAACTAATGACTATTAACCGAAATCGCGTAACATTTTTTTCAGTTCAAGATTATGCATCTCTTCCTGCCCAATCATGGTTCGAGCGAATTCCTCTAGATAAATACTGGCATTAGTAACAGCACCTAGCAGTTTTTTATACAAATCTAGAGCTTTCTTTTCGTGTGCCAAACTTTCTTCCAAGATGTCTTTAACAGAGTGTTTGTAAGATTCTTCCATCGGCGCAATTTTAAGACTAGGATGCCCATCTAAACCTGTGAGAATTTCTCCTACCTGTTGGGCATGAAGTAAAGACTCACTTGCTTGCGCTTTGAAAAAATCTACGATGGGAATACGATAAGGTCCGTTAACCATCAAGGAATAATGTGTATAACGCACAACTCCTGCTAGTTCAAATTCCATGATGGAGTTTAGCAGGTCGATTGTCTTTTTGTGGTCAAGTTCTTCCATTATTAGTTAATTCACACTAAAAGCCAAAGTTATCATTTAGGAGTTATAAGTGAGGTGAGGAATTACGAGTAATCAACAATACCATTAACTTCTATATAGACAGATTTAATCGAATATTGCTTTTGTTAAAAGCTCTTGACTAAATCAGCCACTTCTACCCATAACTCTTCACTTCTGACTAAATTTTAAACTCCTACCTTAAGATTAAAACCAAGGCTAATCCAGCTTCCGTTCATTGCGATGATTATGATTTTTGTGCTTGGGTACTAGAAGCATCAACCACTTTTTGCGATTCCTGCTCAATGGTTGTCACCAGCTTGGTTACTTCTTCTGGTGTTTTGACTGGTTTTGCTGGCGGAGTTACACTAGGCCAAACTTTTAATAGTTCAGCCATATTCGTCTCAATAGCTTTGTGCGCTGTGGGATTCTTTTTAGCTACTTGACTAGAAATACCTTTGTACAAGTCGTTAGCATACACTACAAAGCCACGGGAATCTTGATACTCAATAGCTGCCGACACTTTGCCATTGGCTATTGCCGCGCCATATTCCGAATTGGCAGCATCAAGCAAGCCATTCATCACTTGAAGAACGAATGAAGGATTAGTCCGTTCAGTTTCACTTAAAGCAGCGATCGCTCCATCCACTGCTTGTATAGAAGAAGTTAAATCAGTTTTTACCTTGGCATCTTTGGGTTTAGCTTTTACCAAGTCTTGCAAGCTGATCAAAGTAGTCTTGAATTCCTTAACTTTGCGTTCCTTGATCTGATCTTCTACATCAACATAAATCTCTTCCACAGGATGTCCAATATGTGGTTCTGCCTGCTTTGGCTGATTTTTATCTAATAGTTCTTGTGCTACTATCAGATGTCCTTTCATCAACCCCAGCTTGGTCATATAGTCTACATCTTTAGCTTCACCTGTAAGAACCACTTCCTCAATGGTGACTTGGTCTTTGATTTTATCAAACTGTTCCTGGGTAATTACCTTTTTAGTCACTAAATCCTCTGGGCTACCGTAGGGGCGACTTGCCTGAATTTTATGCGATAAAGCGGGTACACCTAGCTGCCCTTCAAACTTATCTAACTCGGATAAAATCGCAGTGTTAATATTAACTTTCTTGTTGCTGCTATGTCCACTATGACTTCCTGTATGTGTAGTTTTTGTTGCAGGATTGACATTATTCGGCGCGGGTGAATTTTCTGCTGTGGGTGTGCCGCTACTACAGGAGCTCAAAGTCACAATTGCACAAGCCGCAACACTTAAGCAAATATAACGGAATTTTATCATCTGTACTCCTAATAGATTTAAAAGCTAGTTATTGAAAGACTGTTAGGCTATATTTGGCAGGTAAGTTTGACACTTTGTTGTAATTTTTGCTATGTTAATTTTGCACGTAATGAAACTTTTTATCAACTAGCTATTTAATTTAAGTTACTGATTTTAACAAATTCTTTGACTTTTGTGATTAGGAACTAACGCTTGTTAAGAATATCTATTAATTAAAAGTCTAAAATGATATCAGTAAATTACTAGATTCATGCATTCCTAAAGCAGACTCTTTCACTAGTAGCCAATAGCAAACAGTAAATTACCACATTCTTCTAGAGCCTGTTTGACTAAGCAATACTAAGCATTGTGACGTTGATTGGGAGAGCCTTTCTCAGCGACTACTTCAAATTGTCCCATGCATCCATGTTCTGCGATCGCATCTTGATGAGGATGAAACATATATTTTCCCGGATAGCGAAAAGCAAACTCTAAAATGTGTCGTTCTGCTACACCCATCGTGATTACATCTGTTTTTAGGTTAGGAGTTAGAGTCATTCCTGATGGGTAAACATCAAAAAAGTTGGCATGAAGGTGAAACGTTACAGCAGGATCGAATTCAATAATGTTGAGGACGTATAGCCGAATCAACTGATTTTGGTAAATGCGAATCGGATGCTCCATGTAATAATCCGGCAAGCCATTAAATGCGTAGT is part of the Chlorogloeopsis sp. ULAP01 genome and encodes:
- a CDS encoding ferritin-like domain-containing protein, whose protein sequence is MEELDHKKTIDLLNSIMEFELAGVVRYTHYSLMVNGPYRIPIVDFFKAQASESLLHAQQVGEILTGLDGHPSLKIAPMEESYKHSVKDILEESLAHEKKALDLYKKLLGAVTNASIYLEEFARTMIGQEEMHNLELKKMLRDFG
- a CDS encoding FTR1 family protein, whose translation is MDFSTALPTFVITLREGVEAALVVGIVMALLKKAKATRLNPWVYAGVGVGIVISALIGVLFSLLIQVLGNFNPQYTSVVEPLMEATFSVLAIAMLSWMLIWMTKQARFMKAQVEGAVTDALKSNSNAGWGIFSLILIAVVREGFETVLFIAANFQQGLIPSLGAIAGIAVAALVGVLLFKWGVKINIKQFFQVMGILLVLIVGGLVVSALHNFDEAVANLALSNRASESLCFYYQRFTKIHSCILGPMVWNTANILPDEKFPGIVLKALFGYRQHLYLVQAVGYVLFLLTVGGLYFRSITGGTPGGNIPVKTGS
- a CDS encoding helix-hairpin-helix domain-containing protein, translated to MIKFRYICLSVAACAIVTLSSCSSGTPTAENSPAPNNVNPATKTTHTGSHSGHSSNKKVNINTAILSELDKFEGQLGVPALSHKIQASRPYGSPEDLVTKKVITQEQFDKIKDQVTIEEVVLTGEAKDVDYMTKLGLMKGHLIVAQELLDKNQPKQAEPHIGHPVEEIYVDVEDQIKERKVKEFKTTLISLQDLVKAKPKDAKVKTDLTSSIQAVDGAIAALSETERTNPSFVLQVMNGLLDAANSEYGAAIANGKVSAAIEYQDSRGFVVYANDLYKGISSQVAKKNPTAHKAIETNMAELLKVWPSVTPPAKPVKTPEEVTKLVTTIEQESQKVVDASSTQAQKS